In one Mucilaginibacter ginsenosidivorax genomic region, the following are encoded:
- a CDS encoding PepSY-associated TM helix domain-containing protein, translating to MKVFFRTIHLYLSLAAGIVIFCSCLTGTMLVFEKEIEHTLHPKLYYVRAAATRVPLEQMINAALKQVPKAKLASAMVYNDAARTVEIGLIVPEKKGKKGSAAQAEKGRPAAAQGDKDKKTKEADRANLSVFVNPYTGQVTGQYSRRQSFLYSAEMFHRFLLAGKDSLGDWVVSISTLLFLFILITGVILWWPKTKNVMKQRLKIKWGGSTKRLVHDLHLVTGFYTSIFLIVIALTGLIMTFKLANQALFAITGSKLVKEQPKTPQSKYQAGAKALKVDAALQAVAAQTALADYYTVRVPKDSLAVYSINILPKGAVETTADTYYVDQYSGGIAGAQLFAAKSLGQRVRAYVKPVHTGSVYGLPTKIISFVVCLLSLIFPVTGVMMWLNRTRKKTKTYRKLELV from the coding sequence ATGAAAGTATTTTTCCGTACCATACATCTTTATTTGAGCCTTGCGGCAGGCATTGTCATTTTTTGCTCATGCCTCACGGGTACTATGCTGGTTTTTGAAAAAGAAATTGAGCATACCCTGCACCCCAAACTTTATTATGTGCGCGCCGCAGCTACACGGGTACCGCTGGAGCAAATGATTAATGCCGCCCTTAAACAGGTACCCAAAGCAAAGCTGGCCTCGGCAATGGTTTATAATGATGCTGCCAGAACGGTTGAGATTGGCTTAATTGTACCCGAAAAGAAAGGTAAAAAAGGGAGTGCTGCCCAAGCCGAAAAAGGCAGGCCCGCAGCAGCACAGGGCGATAAGGATAAAAAAACTAAAGAGGCCGACCGGGCAAATTTAAGTGTGTTTGTAAACCCCTACACCGGCCAGGTAACAGGGCAATACAGCCGCAGGCAATCGTTTTTGTACTCGGCCGAGATGTTTCACCGGTTTTTGCTGGCAGGCAAGGATAGCCTGGGCGATTGGGTGGTATCAATCTCGACATTGCTTTTCCTGTTTATATTAATAACCGGGGTAATACTGTGGTGGCCTAAAACCAAAAACGTTATGAAGCAGCGGTTAAAAATAAAGTGGGGCGGTAGCACCAAACGGCTGGTACATGATTTGCACCTGGTTACCGGCTTTTACACTTCGATATTTTTAATTGTAATTGCTTTAACAGGTTTAATCATGACGTTTAAGCTGGCTAACCAGGCATTGTTTGCCATAACGGGTTCAAAGCTGGTAAAAGAGCAGCCTAAAACACCGCAATCAAAATACCAGGCCGGGGCCAAAGCTTTAAAGGTAGATGCGGCATTGCAGGCCGTAGCAGCACAAACCGCATTGGCAGATTATTATACAGTACGCGTACCTAAAGACTCATTGGCGGTTTACAGCATAAACATTTTACCCAAGGGTGCAGTTGAAACCACTGCCGATACCTATTACGTTGACCAGTATAGCGGTGGCATAGCCGGCGCGCAATTGTTTGCCGCCAAAAGTTTAGGCCAGCGGGTAAGGGCTTACGTAAAACCGGTACATACCGGCTCGGTTTACGGCTTGCCTACCAAAATTATCAGTTTTGTTGTATGCCTTTTATCGCTTATATTCCCGGTAACAGGGGTAATGATGTGGCTTAACCGTACCCGTAAAAAAACTAAAACCTACAGGAAGCTGGAATTGGTTTAG
- the mraZ gene encoding division/cell wall cluster transcriptional repressor MraZ: protein MPHLTGEFECKLDAKGRMMIPAGLKKQLPEADGEGLMINRGLEKYLVIYTKSEWDKRLDELSKLNEYDRQNLRFIRYFTGGATALMPDSAGRVLLPKSLLDFAGIGNDVVLTCVLNKIEVWDKAAHTEMINNEPDNFAELAEAVMGSKARRIDE from the coding sequence ATGCCGCATTTAACCGGAGAATTTGAATGTAAACTGGATGCCAAAGGGCGGATGATGATCCCTGCGGGCCTCAAAAAGCAGCTTCCTGAAGCTGACGGCGAGGGCCTTATGATCAATCGCGGCCTGGAGAAGTATCTGGTTATTTACACAAAATCCGAATGGGACAAAAGACTTGACGAATTGAGCAAACTTAATGAATATGACCGGCAAAATCTGCGTTTTATTCGCTATTTCACCGGCGGCGCCACGGCTTTGATGCCGGATTCGGCCGGCCGGGTGCTTTTGCCAAAGAGCTTGCTTGATTTTGCAGGCATCGGCAACGATGTTGTTTTAACCTGTGTGTTAAACAAAATTGAAGTGTGGGATAAGGCTGCCCATACCGAGATGATAAATAACGAGCCTGATAATTTTGCCGAATTGGCCGAAGCGGTAATGGGTAGTAAAGCAAGGAGGATAGATGAGTGA
- the rsmH gene encoding 16S rRNA (cytosine(1402)-N(4))-methyltransferase RsmH → MSEYHTPVMLQECIDGLAIKKDGTYVDVTFGGGGHSREIMKHLGPEGTLLAFDQDTDAQQNIIDDERFVFIDQNFRYLKNFARLHGAIPVDGILADLGVSSYQFDQAERGFSIRFDAELDMRMNQGGELTAKDVVNNYTGAELHRIFGVYGEIQNAKSLAETIVTARLNAPIVTIADLKNAIINRIPKGKENKYLAQVFQALRIEVNQELEALKEFLVQSAEVLAVGGRLVVMSYHSLEDRLVKNFIAKGKFSGEVEKDLYGNNKRPLDAVSRGAITASADEISNNNRARSAKLRIAVKI, encoded by the coding sequence ATGAGTGAGTATCATACCCCGGTTATGCTGCAGGAATGCATTGATGGCCTGGCCATAAAAAAGGATGGCACCTATGTGGATGTAACCTTTGGCGGAGGCGGACATTCGCGCGAGATTATGAAACATTTGGGGCCCGAAGGTACTTTGCTGGCGTTTGACCAGGATACCGATGCGCAGCAAAATATAATTGACGATGAGCGCTTTGTTTTTATAGATCAGAATTTCAGGTACCTGAAAAATTTTGCCCGGTTGCACGGTGCTATTCCGGTTGATGGTATACTGGCCGATTTGGGCGTATCATCATACCAGTTTGACCAGGCCGAGCGTGGTTTCTCAATCCGTTTTGATGCCGAGTTGGATATGAGGATGAACCAGGGCGGCGAGCTTACGGCTAAGGATGTAGTAAATAATTATACCGGTGCCGAACTGCACCGCATTTTTGGTGTTTACGGCGAAATTCAAAACGCCAAATCATTGGCCGAAACTATTGTTACCGCCAGGCTTAATGCCCCGATAGTAACCATAGCCGATTTGAAGAACGCGATTATCAACCGCATCCCTAAAGGGAAAGAAAATAAGTACCTGGCACAGGTTTTCCAGGCGCTGCGCATCGAAGTTAACCAGGAGCTGGAAGCTTTGAAGGAGTTTTTGGTACAAAGTGCCGAGGTGCTGGCTGTTGGCGGCAGGTTAGTAGTAATGAGCTACCACTCGCTGGAAGACAGGCTGGTAAAAAACTTCATCGCAAAAGGTAAGTTTAGCGGCGAGGTAGAGAAAGATTTATACGGCAATAATAAAAGACCGCTTGATGCTGTAAGCCGCGGAGCTATCACGGCATCGGCAGATGAGATAAGTAACAATAACAGGGCACGGAGCGCTAAATTAAGGATAGCTGTAAAAATATGA
- a CDS encoding FtsL-like putative cell division protein, with protein MSNRLRTEIQEEEEEEELIVEDKPRKREIPDNFFTQFFTKRFITSEKATNALPFVLFIAFLGMVYIGNMHLAEKTIRDIDDLTKEVKERSWDFKTTKADMAFKSTLIEVAKRADTLGVRQSVEPPKKITVKEDNDEN; from the coding sequence ATGAGCAATCGTTTACGTACAGAAATTCAGGAGGAGGAAGAAGAGGAAGAGCTTATTGTTGAGGATAAACCCCGAAAAAGGGAGATCCCCGATAATTTCTTCACGCAATTTTTCACCAAACGCTTTATTACAAGCGAGAAGGCTACCAATGCCCTGCCTTTTGTACTGTTTATTGCTTTTTTGGGTATGGTGTATATAGGCAATATGCACCTGGCCGAAAAAACCATCCGCGATATTGATGATCTTACTAAAGAAGTAAAAGAACGCAGCTGGGATTTTAAAACCACAAAGGCCGATATGGCTTTTAAAAGTACATTAATTGAAGTGGCCAAACGCGCCGATACCCTTGGGGTAAGGCAAAGCGTTGAACCGCCCAAAAAGATAACGGTGAAGGAGGATAATGATGAAAATTAG
- a CDS encoding penicillin-binding protein: MMKIRTNILLRVYIAFGLVVLFSFAVVVQLCRVQFIQGAKWKAKAVNMTAQYRDVEAARGNIFSVDGSLLATSVPEYELHMDMLGAGLAIDSVFNDNVEVLAAGLSQLYGDRTPREYTRLLRDARKDGSRYQLLRRRVTYQELKKIREFPVFKNRKTKNCLIVLQQNKRILPFHALAARTIGYKNENIKNPVGLEGAYSSYINGENGRRLMQRIPGGTWMPVNNDEDEIPAKDGADIMSTINVNFQEIAQAALLRQLDSSAADHGCVVLMEVATGEVRAIANFTRSKDNTFKESFNYAISNAIDPGSTFKLVSYMTLLDQHKLDTNTIVNAEGGKYKFPKGPTITDTEHDNYEMTVKKAFEESSNVAAAKLVYGHYKDNPWQFINKLYSYHLNDKLQLQIPGEGRPVIKNPANRSWNKYYTLPEMAYGYEMNLTPLQMLAFYNSVANNGKMIAPIFVREIRRMGSTIEQFNARVINEKVCSDATLGKVKSMLEGVVQEGNCKRVIKNPRYTVAGKTGTAQVADGTKGYKVKKYQASFCGYFPADHPKYSMIVVVNNPTRGSYLAAKVAGPIFREIADKVYANDMEINQPSPVSLVGNTSMPKVKQGNLKALKHVYTKLGVKPLYASADAAGNGVDTSNGIPFEDTRYKEGTVPTVTGMGLSDALYVLGNAGYKVTVRGSGMVTTQSVTGGSLIPKGSRITIELQ; the protein is encoded by the coding sequence ATGATGAAAATTAGGACTAACATATTGCTTAGGGTATATATTGCCTTTGGCCTTGTTGTGCTTTTTTCGTTTGCCGTTGTGGTACAGCTTTGCAGGGTACAATTTATACAGGGCGCTAAATGGAAAGCCAAGGCAGTAAACATGACGGCTCAGTACAGGGATGTAGAGGCCGCACGGGGTAACATTTTTTCGGTAGATGGCAGTTTGCTGGCAACATCGGTACCCGAGTATGAGCTGCACATGGATATGTTAGGTGCAGGGTTGGCCATTGACAGTGTTTTTAATGATAATGTAGAAGTACTGGCAGCAGGTTTATCGCAACTGTATGGCGACAGAACGCCGCGCGAATATACCAGGTTACTGCGCGATGCCCGTAAAGACGGCTCGCGTTACCAGCTTTTACGCCGCAGGGTAACTTACCAGGAGCTGAAAAAAATCCGTGAGTTCCCGGTGTTCAAAAACCGGAAAACTAAAAACTGCCTGATTGTATTGCAGCAAAACAAACGCATTTTACCTTTTCATGCATTGGCTGCGCGTACAATTGGCTATAAAAACGAAAATATTAAAAACCCGGTAGGGTTGGAGGGTGCTTACTCGTCATATATCAACGGCGAAAACGGCAGGCGCTTAATGCAGCGTATTCCGGGCGGAACCTGGATGCCTGTAAATAATGATGAGGATGAGATACCGGCAAAAGATGGCGCCGATATCATGTCGACCATCAATGTTAACTTCCAGGAAATAGCGCAGGCAGCTTTATTGAGGCAGCTTGATTCAAGCGCCGCCGATCATGGCTGCGTGGTGCTGATGGAAGTTGCTACCGGCGAGGTGCGCGCGATAGCCAATTTTACCCGTTCAAAAGACAATACTTTTAAAGAAAGCTTTAATTACGCCATCAGCAACGCTATTGATCCGGGGTCTACCTTCAAGCTGGTATCTTATATGACCCTGCTTGATCAGCATAAGCTGGATACCAATACTATTGTGAATGCCGAGGGCGGTAAATACAAATTCCCCAAAGGGCCAACTATTACCGATACCGAGCACGACAACTATGAAATGACGGTAAAAAAAGCGTTTGAGGAATCATCAAACGTGGCGGCTGCAAAGCTGGTATATGGCCATTATAAAGATAATCCGTGGCAGTTTATCAATAAGCTGTACAGCTATCATTTAAACGATAAGCTGCAACTGCAAATTCCAGGTGAAGGGAGGCCTGTTATTAAAAATCCGGCCAACCGCAGCTGGAATAAATATTATACCCTGCCCGAAATGGCCTACGGTTATGAAATGAACCTTACCCCATTGCAAATGTTGGCGTTTTATAATTCGGTAGCCAACAATGGTAAAATGATTGCGCCGATTTTTGTGCGCGAGATCAGGAGGATGGGCAGCACCATCGAGCAGTTTAACGCCAGGGTGATTAATGAAAAAGTATGTTCGGATGCTACGCTTGGTAAGGTTAAAAGTATGTTGGAAGGCGTTGTGCAGGAAGGTAATTGTAAGCGTGTAATTAAAAACCCACGCTATACGGTGGCAGGCAAAACAGGTACAGCACAGGTAGCCGATGGTACAAAAGGTTATAAAGTAAAAAAATACCAGGCATCGTTTTGTGGTTATTTCCCGGCCGATCATCCTAAATATTCGATGATTGTTGTGGTAAATAACCCAACCCGCGGATCGTACCTGGCAGCGAAAGTTGCAGGACCTATTTTCAGGGAGATTGCCGATAAGGTTTATGCTAATGATATGGAAATAAACCAGCCATCGCCTGTAAGCCTTGTAGGCAATACATCGATGCCTAAAGTAAAACAGGGTAATTTAAAAGCCCTTAAACATGTTTACACTAAATTGGGTGTTAAGCCGCTATACGCATCGGCAGATGCTGCAGGCAACGGAGTTGACACCAGCAATGGTATCCCATTTGAAGATACAAGATACAAAGAGGGTACTGTTCCAACTGTAACAGGAATGGGCCTTAGCGATGCCCTTTATGTTTTGGGCAATGCAGGGTATAAAGTAACGGTACGCGGCAGCGGCATGGTAACCACACAATCGGTTACGGGCGGCAGCTTAATACCAAAAGGATCACGTATAACAATAGAACTGCAATGA
- a CDS encoding UDP-N-acetylmuramoyl-L-alanyl-D-glutamate--2,6-diaminopimelate ligase has product MRYLSDLIDGLAFTELQGSADVEITSIAFDSRQVIPGSMFVAVKGTQVDGHDYIGQAIKKGAIAVICEDLPAHTAAEVDFLMVADSAKALSLVAANFYGNPSAQLKLVGVTGTNGKTTIATLLYQLFRDLGYKAGLLSTVENQINGQVIPSTHTTPDPIELNRLLEEMVTQGCDYCFMEVSSHAVAQHRVANLHFSGGVFTNLTHDHLDYHKTFDSYLKAKKAFFDGLPKSAFALTNSDDKNGNIMLQNSQAHRKTYGLKSMADYKARILENQFGGLLLHIDNEEVWFKMVGTFNAYNLLAVYATAMLLEQDKAKTLTSLSKLTGAEGRFEYIVAPNKVIGIVDYAHTPDAVQNVLSTIHDIRKGNEKVITVIGCGGDRDKTKRPIMARVASEWSDKVILTSDNPRSEDPAQIIKDMIEGVDPAFKRHTVSIVDRREAIKTACMLANPGDIILVAGKGHEKYQESHGVKSHFDDMEELEEQFKLLV; this is encoded by the coding sequence ATGAGGTATTTAAGTGATTTAATAGATGGTTTAGCATTTACCGAATTACAGGGTAGTGCCGACGTGGAAATTACTTCTATTGCCTTTGATTCAAGGCAGGTAATTCCGGGTTCGATGTTTGTTGCTGTAAAAGGCACCCAGGTTGATGGGCACGATTATATCGGTCAGGCTATTAAAAAGGGCGCTATAGCTGTAATATGCGAAGACCTGCCCGCCCACACTGCGGCCGAAGTTGATTTTTTAATGGTAGCCGATTCTGCTAAGGCATTAAGTTTGGTGGCTGCCAATTTTTACGGCAACCCATCGGCACAGTTAAAATTGGTTGGTGTTACCGGTACAAACGGTAAAACCACCATCGCTACGCTGCTTTACCAATTGTTTCGCGATCTGGGTTATAAAGCAGGTTTACTGTCAACTGTCGAAAACCAGATTAATGGCCAGGTAATACCATCAACCCATACTACCCCCGATCCTATTGAACTTAATCGTTTGCTGGAAGAGATGGTAACGCAGGGTTGCGATTATTGCTTTATGGAAGTTAGCTCACATGCTGTTGCACAGCACCGGGTAGCTAATCTCCATTTTTCGGGCGGGGTATTTACCAACCTGACGCATGATCATTTGGACTATCATAAAACGTTCGACAGTTATCTGAAGGCCAAAAAAGCCTTCTTTGATGGCTTGCCAAAAAGCGCTTTTGCTTTAACCAACAGCGATGATAAGAATGGCAACATCATGCTGCAAAACTCGCAGGCGCACCGTAAAACCTACGGGCTTAAAAGCATGGCCGATTACAAGGCACGCATACTGGAAAATCAGTTTGGCGGCCTGTTATTGCATATTGATAACGAAGAAGTATGGTTTAAAATGGTTGGCACCTTTAATGCTTACAACCTGCTGGCTGTGTACGCCACCGCCATGTTGTTGGAGCAGGATAAAGCCAAAACGCTAACCAGCCTGAGCAAACTAACCGGGGCCGAAGGCAGGTTTGAGTACATTGTTGCCCCCAATAAAGTAATAGGCATAGTTGATTACGCCCACACGCCGGATGCTGTGCAAAATGTGCTGAGCACTATTCACGATATCCGTAAGGGTAACGAGAAAGTGATAACCGTAATAGGCTGCGGCGGCGACCGCGACAAAACAAAACGCCCCATTATGGCCCGCGTAGCCAGCGAATGGAGCGATAAGGTGATACTGACATCAGACAACCCACGCTCGGAAGATCCTGCACAGATTATCAAAGACATGATTGAAGGCGTCGACCCGGCGTTTAAACGCCACACAGTGAGCATAGTTGACAGGAGAGAGGCAATTAAAACAGCCTGCATGCTGGCAAACCCGGGCGATATAATTTTAGTGGCAGGTAAAGGGCACGAGAAATACCAGGAATCGCATGGTGTAAAAAGCCATTTTGATGACATGGAGGAGTTGGAAGAGCAATTTAAATTATTGGTCTGA
- the mraY gene encoding phospho-N-acetylmuramoyl-pentapeptide-transferase has translation MLYYLFNYLNKNYNIPGLGVFQYITFRTALAVITSLLVTTVYGRRLIDYLRFKQVGETVRNLGLEGQMQKSGTPTMGGLIILLGILVPTLLFAKLSNVYVILMIITTVWLGAIGFLDDYIKVFKKNKEGLAGRFKIVGQVGLSLIVGWTMYFNTNIVIRQEVKLPVIANAPVDFHLKKNVPVYTQDVHSTKTTMPFYKNNEFDYGKVLKFIGPGYEYYSLVVFLFFVIIIITFISNGANITDGIDGLATGTSAIIGITLAILAYVSGNIEIADYLNIMFIPNSGELVIFAGAFVGACVGFLWYNSYPAQVFMGDTGSLAIGGIIAVFAIMIRKELLLPVLCGVFVIENMSVIMQVGWFKYTKKKFGEGRRVFLMAPLHHHYQKKGFHEAKIVTRFWIIGILLAIITIITLKLR, from the coding sequence ATGTTATACTACTTATTTAACTATCTAAATAAAAACTACAACATACCGGGACTCGGGGTATTTCAGTATATCACGTTTCGTACGGCTTTGGCTGTAATAACATCGTTGCTGGTTACAACCGTTTACGGCCGTAGGCTGATTGATTACCTGCGTTTTAAACAGGTGGGCGAAACGGTTAGGAATTTGGGTTTGGAAGGCCAGATGCAAAAATCGGGCACGCCTACCATGGGCGGACTAATTATCTTGCTGGGTATCCTGGTACCTACTTTGTTGTTTGCCAAATTAAGTAACGTGTACGTTATATTGATGATAATTACCACCGTTTGGCTGGGCGCTATTGGTTTCCTTGACGATTATATTAAAGTATTTAAAAAGAATAAAGAAGGCCTGGCCGGCCGTTTTAAAATTGTAGGCCAGGTAGGTTTATCGCTGATAGTAGGGTGGACAATGTATTTCAATACAAATATTGTTATCCGCCAGGAAGTAAAATTGCCGGTAATAGCCAATGCGCCTGTTGATTTTCACCTGAAAAAGAATGTACCGGTTTATACGCAGGACGTACACTCTACCAAAACTACCATGCCTTTTTATAAGAATAACGAGTTTGATTATGGCAAGGTATTAAAATTCATTGGTCCGGGGTATGAATATTATTCGCTGGTGGTGTTCCTGTTTTTTGTGATCATCATTATCACTTTTATATCCAACGGGGCCAATATAACCGATGGTATAGATGGCCTGGCGACGGGTACTTCGGCCATTATTGGTATCACACTGGCCATATTGGCCTATGTATCTGGTAATATCGAAATAGCCGACTACCTGAACATCATGTTCATTCCCAACTCGGGCGAGCTGGTGATCTTCGCCGGTGCATTTGTTGGTGCCTGCGTAGGCTTTTTGTGGTACAACTCCTACCCGGCGCAGGTATTTATGGGCGACACCGGTAGTTTGGCCATAGGCGGTATCATCGCTGTTTTTGCTATCATGATTCGCAAAGAATTGTTGCTGCCGGTGTTATGCGGCGTATTCGTGATCGAGAACATGTCGGTAATTATGCAGGTGGGCTGGTTTAAGTACACCAAAAAGAAATTTGGCGAAGGCCGCAGGGTGTTTTTAATGGCACCGCTGCACCATCACTATCAAAAGAAAGGTTTCCACGAAGCCAAAATCGTAACCCGGTTTTGGATCATCGGGATACTGCTGGCGATAATAACGATAATAACGTTGAAATTAAGATAG
- the murD gene encoding UDP-N-acetylmuramoyl-L-alanine--D-glutamate ligase: MRLVVLGAGESGVGAAYLAQKQGYDVFVSDFGPIADKYKKQLEDWNISFEEKQHTEDLILNAVEVIKSPGIPDKAPIIKKIREKGIPVISEIEFAGRYCSAKIIGITGSNGKTTTSSLTYHILKNGGLNVGLAGNIGKSFAYQVATENFDLYVLELSSFMLDDMFKFKVDIAVLLNITPDHLDRYDYKLENYAASKFRVTQNQTAADYFIYCADDPETIKGMADRKFDAQLLPFSIETKIEPGAYLENDNIVINTNQEHFTMSIQELALQGKHNIYNSMASGIVARVLELREGTIKESMGNFKAIEHRLEFVANISGIRFINDSKATNVNSTWYALESMSSEVVLILGGVDKGNDYGMLKDLVKQKVRSIVCLGKDNKRIHDAFEDDVHVIVNTFSAQEAAQVAFHLAEKGDTVLLSPACASFDLFKNYEDRGNQFKAAVREL; this comes from the coding sequence GTGCGCCTTGTTGTTCTTGGCGCCGGCGAAAGTGGTGTTGGTGCGGCATACCTGGCTCAAAAGCAGGGGTATGATGTGTTTGTGTCGGATTTTGGGCCCATTGCAGACAAGTACAAAAAACAACTGGAAGACTGGAATATCAGCTTCGAAGAAAAACAGCATACCGAAGATTTGATCCTGAACGCGGTTGAGGTGATCAAAAGCCCCGGCATTCCGGATAAAGCGCCGATCATCAAAAAAATTAGAGAAAAAGGGATCCCGGTAATATCCGAAATTGAATTTGCAGGCAGGTATTGCAGCGCGAAGATTATAGGCATAACCGGATCAAACGGTAAAACTACTACCAGCAGCTTAACCTACCATATTTTAAAAAATGGCGGTCTAAATGTCGGGCTGGCCGGCAACATAGGTAAAAGCTTTGCTTACCAGGTGGCTACCGAAAACTTTGATTTGTACGTGCTGGAACTAAGCAGCTTTATGCTGGATGACATGTTTAAGTTTAAGGTAGATATTGCAGTATTGCTCAATATCACCCCCGACCATTTAGACAGGTACGATTATAAGCTGGAGAATTACGCGGCATCCAAATTCAGGGTTACGCAGAACCAGACGGCGGCCGACTATTTCATTTACTGCGCCGATGACCCGGAAACCATTAAAGGTATGGCCGACCGGAAATTCGACGCCCAACTATTGCCTTTTTCTATTGAAACCAAGATTGAACCGGGAGCATATCTCGAAAACGACAATATTGTCATCAACACAAATCAAGAACATTTTACAATGTCAATTCAAGAACTGGCCTTACAGGGCAAGCACAACATTTACAACTCCATGGCATCAGGTATTGTAGCAAGGGTGCTGGAGTTGCGGGAGGGAACGATTAAAGAGAGCATGGGCAACTTTAAAGCTATTGAACACCGGCTTGAATTTGTAGCCAATATATCGGGTATCCGCTTTATTAACGATTCAAAGGCCACCAACGTTAACTCAACCTGGTACGCATTGGAAAGTATGAGCAGTGAGGTAGTATTAATACTTGGCGGTGTTGATAAAGGTAACGATTACGGGATGCTTAAAGATTTAGTGAAGCAGAAGGTTAGATCGATAGTATGCCTGGGGAAAGACAACAAGCGTATACATGATGCTTTTGAAGATGACGTGCATGTTATAGTAAATACATTCTCGGCCCAGGAGGCTGCCCAGGTAGCATTTCACCTGGCCGAAAAAGGAGATACTGTTTTATTATCACCTGCCTGCGCCAGTTTCGATCTGTTTAAAAATTACGAAGACAGGGGAAACCAGTTTAAAGCAGCGGTGAGGGAATTGTAA
- a CDS encoding FtsW/RodA/SpoVE family cell cycle protein translates to MHRILNNTKGDRWIWLIVILLSVISLLAVYSSTGTLAYKRGVGVESILMKHLAMVVGGIMLMYISHKLDYRYYAGLSKIMMIVTIPLLIYTLVFGSHINNASRWINIPLVGLSFQTSDLAKLALITYLARTLSRKQENIKDVKESFLPIMGSVCLVFILIALANLSTALMLFGVSILLLIIGRISIKQIAIVCGAGFILLLGVIFLGPRRHTYVSRVNTFLHPDSTKTDKSFQADHAKIAIASGGLFGKGPGNSTERNYLPESYSDEIYAIIVEEYGLVGGFALVGIYLFLLYRCIKIITKAPKAFGALLACGLSFSLAIQAFANMAVAVGLGPVTGVPLPFVSMGGTSLLFTSVAFGIILSVSRDIEEPKKVVVGEISVA, encoded by the coding sequence ATGCATAGGATATTAAACAACACAAAAGGCGACCGGTGGATATGGCTGATAGTGATATTGCTTTCTGTTATATCCTTGTTGGCTGTATACAGCTCAACGGGTACGCTTGCTTATAAACGTGGCGTTGGTGTCGAGTCGATTTTGATGAAGCATCTTGCGATGGTTGTGGGTGGTATTATGCTGATGTATATTTCGCACAAGTTGGATTATAGGTATTATGCCGGCCTGTCTAAAATCATGATGATCGTGACTATTCCGTTGCTCATCTATACCCTGGTATTTGGAAGCCACATTAACAATGCAAGCCGCTGGATTAATATCCCGCTTGTTGGTTTAAGCTTCCAGACGTCAGATTTGGCCAAGTTAGCCCTGATTACTTACCTGGCGCGCACTTTATCGCGCAAGCAGGAAAATATCAAGGATGTAAAAGAATCGTTTTTGCCTATTATGGGGTCGGTTTGCCTGGTTTTTATCCTGATTGCGCTGGCCAACTTATCAACCGCGCTGATGCTGTTTGGCGTTAGTATCTTGTTATTAATCATCGGCCGTATCAGCATTAAGCAGATAGCTATTGTATGCGGCGCAGGGTTTATATTGTTATTGGGTGTTATATTTTTGGGGCCAAGGCGGCATACTTATGTTTCGCGCGTAAATACCTTCCTGCACCCCGATTCAACCAAAACAGATAAATCATTCCAGGCTGATCATGCAAAGATAGCCATCGCCAGCGGAGGCCTTTTTGGTAAAGGCCCGGGCAACAGCACCGAACGGAATTACCTGCCCGAATCATACTCGGATGAAATTTATGCCATCATTGTTGAAGAGTACGGCCTCGTAGGCGGTTTCGCGCTGGTAGGCATTTACCTGTTTTTGTTGTACAGGTGTATAAAAATTATTACAAAGGCGCCCAAAGCGTTTGGGGCGTTGCTGGCTTGCGGTTTAAGCTTCAGCTTAGCTATACAGGCCTTTGCCAATATGGCTGTGGCAGTAGGCCTTGGCCCCGTAACTGGTGTTCCGTTGCCTTTTGTAAGTATGGGTGGTACATCGCTGTTGTTCACAAGTGTGGCCTTCGGCATCATACTATCAGTAAGCAGGGATATAGAAGAGCCAAAGAAAGTTGTGGTTGGGGAGATCAGCGTAGCGTAG